Proteins encoded by one window of Brasilonema sennae CENA114:
- a CDS encoding ATP-binding protein, giving the protein MYSFQILSGLIQEEYPVIACESPLQERLRLLTHISQFCQTTRKRCYLWNLGEETIKELTVENSKLVIGEFQDYIPKPRQNKEDYFHILNFWKEYQENGILIIENIYPWIQENSPKKTEDLLVSEWMKSSLLNLKLYNQNTGKVALLLGATADISSDISAEIPIWKQDLPDVSEIINSLTQTSLLLPEYTNTDYLTVANAGMGLYISDIINLLKEVRKTTDFNNSEFVAQSLLKQKIQLLNRLYDIEFLPPPKVQLGGLELMQESFKKFKRLLTPRAKQYNLKVPKGIMLVGPPGTGKSHSAKACSQNMGIPLIMVDWGNFRSFGNQAEIKLERLLKLADKLSQIILYFDDFDKAFAGDDDLAKRLAGKLLTWMQERQSDVLVIASVNRMEWLPPELTRAGRFDYLFKVDLPNNGERYTIFKLHAARFDERFRNGGDPWDEEQWRRLLKATNRCVGAEIQTIVERAASTIFCQTVIEDTYSQSKLPPLELTIEALLEERRQINPLAIREADRVESMRNKADQQALPSSPLDESKFAVGNINIFS; this is encoded by the coding sequence ATGTACAGCTTCCAGATACTCTCAGGACTGATTCAAGAAGAATATCCCGTCATCGCCTGCGAATCTCCCCTCCAAGAAAGACTGCGCCTACTCACTCATATCAGTCAGTTCTGCCAAACCACCAGAAAAAGGTGCTACCTGTGGAACCTAGGAGAGGAAACAATCAAGGAACTGACAGTTGAAAATTCAAAATTAGTGATTGGAGAATTTCAAGACTATATTCCTAAACCAAGACAAAATAAAGAAGATTATTTTCATATCCTCAATTTTTGGAAAGAATATCAAGAAAATGGGATACTAATTATCGAGAATATATATCCCTGGATTCAGGAAAATAGCCCAAAAAAAACTGAAGATTTACTGGTGTCAGAGTGGATGAAATCTTCACTACTCAACCTGAAACTTTATAACCAAAATACTGGGAAAGTTGCCCTACTCCTAGGAGCAACTGCTGATATTAGTAGCGATATCTCCGCCGAGATTCCTATCTGGAAACAAGATTTACCTGATGTTAGCGAAATCATCAACTCTCTCACTCAAACCAGCCTCCTACTCCCAGAATATACAAACACAGACTATCTCACAGTGGCGAATGCTGGGATGGGGTTGTACATATCTGACATCATAAACCTACTCAAGGAGGTTAGAAAAACCACCGATTTCAATAACTCCGAATTCGTAGCACAATCTCTGCTCAAACAAAAAATCCAACTGCTCAACCGCCTCTACGATATTGAGTTTCTACCTCCACCCAAAGTCCAACTAGGTGGGTTAGAACTCATGCAAGAGTCATTTAAAAAATTCAAGCGCCTCCTCACCCCTCGCGCCAAACAATATAACCTCAAGGTGCCCAAAGGTATCATGTTAGTGGGACCACCAGGAACAGGTAAATCTCACTCCGCCAAAGCCTGTTCCCAAAACATGGGTATTCCCCTCATCATGGTAGATTGGGGGAACTTCCGCAGTTTCGGGAACCAAGCTGAAATTAAGCTTGAACGCCTGCTAAAACTCGCTGATAAATTGTCACAAATAATACTTTATTTTGATGATTTTGATAAAGCTTTTGCCGGAGATGATGATTTAGCTAAACGCCTAGCTGGTAAGCTTTTGACCTGGATGCAAGAAAGACAGTCTGATGTATTAGTTATTGCTTCAGTCAACCGAATGGAGTGGCTACCACCCGAACTCACCCGCGCCGGACGGTTTGACTACCTCTTCAAGGTAGACCTACCCAACAACGGGGAAAGATATACTATCTTCAAACTGCACGCTGCCCGATTTGACGAACGCTTCCGCAATGGTGGCGATCCTTGGGACGAAGAACAGTGGCGCAGACTTCTTAAAGCCACCAATAGGTGTGTGGGTGCTGAAATTCAGACAATTGTAGAACGTGCTGCTAGCACCATATTCTGTCAGACAGTAATAGAAGATACTTACTCACAAAGCAAACTCCCGCCTCTAGAATTAACAATTGAAGCACTACTCGAAGAACGCCGCCAAATTAACCCGCTTGCTATCCGGGAAGCAGATAGAGTCGAGTCAATGCGTAATAAAGCAGACCAACAAGCTTTACCTAGTAGCCCTCTTGATGAAAGCAAGTTTGCTGTTGGAAACATCAATATTTTCAGCTAG
- a CDS encoding DUF192 domain-containing protein: MEVTRPTTQRGIQAKQAQTSPKSLFFKILNVVGPIAGFTAALSPLALYFWNHQPQYLPVSATFTSNNQTIKLEVARVAQELSKGLKFRKSIPNNHGMLFVINKSEPISLWMKDTHIPLDMIFLKSGEIKHIVRNVPPCTTQECPKYNSVYPVNQVIELPAGSVDFLRLNNGEFLKINLK, encoded by the coding sequence ATGGAAGTCACAAGACCAACCACTCAAAGGGGAATTCAAGCTAAGCAAGCACAAACTTCACCAAAAAGCTTATTCTTCAAAATTCTCAATGTCGTTGGACCAATTGCCGGTTTCACTGCTGCCCTCTCACCCCTAGCGCTCTACTTTTGGAATCATCAACCCCAGTATCTACCTGTTAGTGCAACCTTTACTAGTAATAACCAAACTATCAAACTAGAGGTAGCTAGAGTTGCCCAAGAACTATCCAAAGGACTCAAATTCCGCAAGTCAATACCGAACAACCACGGGATGCTATTTGTTATCAACAAATCAGAACCTATTAGCTTGTGGATGAAGGATACTCACATCCCCCTAGATATGATATTTCTTAAAAGTGGAGAAATTAAACATATCGTCAGGAATGTACCACCCTGTACAACTCAGGAATGTCCTAAATACAATTCAGTGTACCCTGTAAACCAAGTCATCGAATTACCCGCAGGTAGTGTAGATTTTCTAAGGTTAAATAATGGAGAATTTCTCAAAATCAATCTGAAATAG